Proteins from one Bacteroides zhangwenhongii genomic window:
- a CDS encoding N-acetylmuramoyl-L-alanine amidase has protein sequence MGKLKYLVIHCTATPEGREVSGAEIRAWHTNPVSKGGRGWKQVGYTDLFHLNGGVERLVNNNEDANVDPWEVTNGVAGYNSVSRHIVYAGGCAKDGKTPADTRTSWQKKALEKYVKDFHRRFPDVRIVGHNELAAKACPSFDVQRWLKQIGITQ, from the coding sequence ATGGGAAAGCTGAAGTATCTTGTCATCCATTGCACGGCCACTCCTGAAGGGCGTGAGGTAAGCGGTGCGGAGATTCGCGCCTGGCATACGAACCCCGTCTCAAAGGGCGGCCGCGGCTGGAAGCAGGTCGGATATACCGACCTGTTCCATCTGAACGGCGGAGTGGAACGCCTGGTGAACAATAACGAGGACGCGAATGTGGACCCGTGGGAAGTGACCAACGGCGTGGCCGGTTACAATTCCGTGAGCCGCCATATCGTCTATGCCGGCGGGTGTGCAAAGGATGGTAAAACGCCTGCAGACACCCGTACCTCCTGGCAAAAAAAGGCGCTTGAGAAGTACGTGAAGGATTTCCACCGTCGTTTTCCCGATGTGAGAATCGTCGGTCACAATGAACTGGCGGCCAAAGCCTGCCCCAGTTTTGATGTACAGAGATGGCTTAAACAAATAGGTATAACTCAATAA
- a CDS encoding BACON domain-containing protein — MAIVVRNTNYNGEVLEKILVLATTGNDLVEKGLIMVIPGVEKKISLPRIKTGKMLQKRKENPTLEDSKGNFNYSEKSLDPEDFMAFTTFNPRAFEHVWRRWQPKGNLVFAELPPEAQNTLLDELSKSVKFELGWHYLNGEFGSDDDHLFNGILTQAAKDPDVIVVPAPSDTSMIGKLKAVRKAIPKALRENPNLRILMSIDDFDKYDDELTEREYKNTSETDINKKRYKGITIETLNSWPDGLIVATLCSMSADGNLFAGVNLQDDEEVIQIDKWMNSSELYFFKLLMKADTEIAFGEEFVVLDTRETPVFKAVERSISADPAALSFKAAGESKEVKVTASGDYSVVSIPAGFTAVGTDGSLTVTAGVNSSGKAVSGTLVLGLDADPEKKVEIALSQAAVDEEEGGE; from the coding sequence ATGGCAATAGTAGTAAGAAACACGAATTACAACGGCGAGGTACTGGAGAAAATACTGGTCCTGGCCACCACCGGGAATGACCTTGTAGAAAAAGGTCTGATCATGGTGATCCCCGGTGTGGAGAAAAAAATCAGCCTGCCGCGTATCAAGACCGGCAAGATGCTCCAGAAGCGTAAGGAGAACCCGACTTTGGAAGACTCGAAAGGCAATTTCAATTACTCGGAGAAATCACTGGATCCGGAGGACTTCATGGCGTTCACGACTTTCAATCCCCGCGCCTTCGAGCATGTTTGGCGCAGGTGGCAGCCGAAGGGCAACCTCGTGTTTGCCGAACTTCCCCCCGAAGCGCAGAACACGCTTCTGGATGAACTTAGCAAGAGTGTGAAGTTCGAGCTGGGCTGGCATTACCTGAACGGCGAGTTCGGTTCGGACGACGACCACCTTTTCAACGGTATCCTGACCCAGGCGGCTAAAGATCCGGATGTGATCGTGGTTCCGGCTCCTTCCGATACTTCCATGATCGGCAAGTTGAAGGCTGTCCGCAAGGCTATTCCAAAAGCCCTGCGTGAGAATCCGAACCTGCGTATCCTGATGAGTATTGACGACTTCGACAAGTACGATGACGAGCTGACCGAACGCGAGTACAAGAACACGAGCGAGACGGACATCAACAAGAAGCGTTACAAGGGTATCACCATCGAGACGCTGAATTCCTGGCCTGATGGCCTTATCGTAGCCACGCTCTGCTCGATGAGCGCTGACGGCAACCTTTTTGCCGGTGTGAACCTCCAGGACGACGAGGAGGTGATCCAGATTGACAAGTGGATGAACTCCAGCGAGCTGTACTTCTTCAAGCTGCTGATGAAGGCCGACACGGAAATCGCCTTCGGCGAGGAGTTCGTGGTGCTTGACACCCGTGAGACTCCGGTGTTCAAGGCAGTGGAACGCAGCATTTCTGCCGATCCGGCCGCTCTTTCCTTCAAGGCCGCCGGTGAGAGCAAGGAGGTGAAGGTCACTGCCTCCGGTGATTACAGCGTGGTTTCCATTCCTGCCGGTTTCACGGCAGTCGGTACCGATGGCTCTCTGACGGTCACCGCCGGTGTGAACAGTAGCGGCAAGGCGGTATCCGGCACACTTGTACTGGGCCTGGACGCCGATCCGGAGAAGAAGGTGGAGATAGCACTGTCCCAGGCGGCCGTTGATGAAGAGGAAGGCGGTGAGTGA
- a CDS encoding head maturation protease, ClpP-related: protein MSRFFNMIPGTDACCILLYGDIGEYDDNVRSGDIARELLEAEALTGKVDVRINSNGGEVYSGIAIFNALKNSKADITIYVDGIAASMASVIALCGKPVRMSRYARLMLHSVQGGCYGNKDEMKDCIREIEALEDTLCEMYATRMGKDKEEIRAMYFDGKDHWLRADEALALGLIDGIYDADPVPEDSTPEQVFQIFNNRLHKPQNENSMNLDELKRRPRFKNCATDDDFLREIGLLETEAGKVPALDAEVTRLKGELKVFQDKADADDAAARKKLLDDAEQDGRIDAATRPIYENLLAKDRENGEKALEKLFPKRSVMTDLRVNPTGESPWNKRMSEIKDKLNHK from the coding sequence ATGAGTAGATTTTTCAATATGATACCCGGAACCGATGCCTGTTGCATCCTTCTTTACGGTGACATCGGTGAGTACGATGATAACGTGCGCAGCGGTGATATTGCCCGTGAACTTCTGGAAGCGGAAGCCCTGACCGGGAAGGTGGACGTGCGTATCAACAGCAACGGCGGTGAGGTTTATTCGGGCATCGCCATTTTCAATGCCTTGAAGAACAGCAAGGCCGACATTACCATCTACGTGGACGGCATCGCCGCCAGCATGGCCTCCGTCATCGCCCTTTGCGGCAAGCCCGTCCGGATGAGCCGTTATGCCCGTCTGATGCTTCACAGTGTCCAGGGCGGCTGTTACGGCAACAAGGATGAGATGAAGGACTGCATCCGTGAGATCGAGGCGCTTGAGGATACCCTTTGCGAGATGTATGCCACCCGTATGGGCAAGGACAAGGAGGAAATCCGCGCGATGTATTTTGACGGCAAGGATCACTGGCTGCGTGCCGACGAGGCGCTGGCGCTGGGGCTTATCGACGGTATTTATGACGCTGACCCGGTACCGGAGGACAGTACCCCCGAACAGGTATTTCAAATATTCAATAACCGGCTGCACAAGCCACAAAACGAGAATAGCATGAATTTAGACGAACTCAAGAGACGTCCGCGGTTCAAGAACTGTGCGACGGATGACGATTTCCTGCGTGAAATCGGACTGCTGGAAACAGAGGCTGGCAAAGTCCCGGCCCTTGATGCCGAGGTCACCCGCCTGAAGGGCGAACTGAAGGTGTTCCAGGACAAGGCGGATGCGGATGACGCTGCCGCGCGTAAGAAACTGCTTGATGATGCGGAACAGGACGGCCGTATCGATGCCGCCACCCGCCCCATCTATGAGAACCTTCTGGCAAAAGACCGGGAGAACGGGGAAAAGGCATTGGAGAAGCTTTTCCCAAAACGTAGTGTCATGACTGACCTTCGTGTGAATCCGACGGGTGAAAGCCCCTGGAACAAGCGCATGAGCGAGATTAAGGACAAGTTGAACCATAAATAA
- a CDS encoding DDE transposase family protein — MAELTNEQKKAWAKTLYTRETLTQAEIAERVGVSRVTVNNWIGKGNWEQLKASITITREEQLKNLYRQLAELNNAIMGKPEGERFPNTAEADTISKLSNAIKKLETEVGLADIISVFSDLLKWVRTYDSTQAKEITPLLDAFVKSKLS, encoded by the coding sequence ATGGCCGAACTTACAAACGAGCAGAAAAAGGCATGGGCGAAAACGCTCTACACCCGCGAGACGCTTACGCAGGCGGAAATAGCCGAGCGTGTGGGGGTTTCACGGGTGACTGTGAACAACTGGATAGGCAAAGGAAACTGGGAGCAGTTGAAGGCTTCCATAACCATCACACGGGAGGAGCAGCTGAAGAACCTGTACCGGCAGCTGGCGGAACTCAACAACGCCATCATGGGAAAACCGGAAGGGGAACGGTTCCCGAACACCGCGGAAGCGGACACCATTTCCAAACTGTCGAACGCCATCAAGAAACTGGAAACAGAAGTGGGGCTGGCGGACATCATCTCCGTGTTCTCCGACCTGCTCAAATGGGTGCGGACCTACGATTCCACGCAGGCGAAGGAGATCACCCCGCTTCTGGACGCGTTTGTCAAATCAAAATTATCCTGA
- a CDS encoding phage protein Gp36 family protein has protein sequence MSKFIELSDYDASIHREILDALTREDDAVVEICEDRAVAEMRCYLSRRYDCDKIFTATGDKRNQLVLMMAIDIAVYHIFCIHNPRNLSPLRKERHERAVEWLKAVAAEEISVDGLPLLSEETRTAKSNFLIKSNRKRVNHW, from the coding sequence ATGAGCAAATTTATCGAACTTTCAGACTACGACGCGAGCATACACCGAGAGATTCTGGACGCACTGACAAGGGAGGATGACGCTGTCGTGGAGATATGTGAGGACCGCGCCGTCGCCGAGATGCGCTGCTACCTTTCCAGACGTTACGACTGTGACAAAATATTCACGGCAACCGGTGACAAACGCAACCAGCTTGTCCTGATGATGGCCATCGACATAGCCGTGTACCACATCTTCTGCATACATAACCCGAGGAACCTGTCACCGCTGCGGAAGGAACGCCACGAAAGGGCGGTCGAATGGCTGAAAGCCGTGGCGGCCGAGGAGATATCGGTGGACGGCCTGCCCCTGCTGTCCGAAGAGACGAGGACGGCAAAATCAAATTTCCTTATCAAAAGCAACCGTAAACGTGTAAACCATTGGTAA
- a CDS encoding phage portal protein family protein, giving the protein MSKRKKGAGKITQSGNLPRPGQKGPATIILTQPRRFGIDIADYMLAVRAFENVDYSRRFRLYDLFSDILMDTHLTSVIEKRKNAALASSIEFRRNGKPDEKVNKQIRSPWFRKFIGDILDAKFWGFSLVQFYRKGEWVNYDLIPRKHVDPVRRLILRHQTDTTGTSWDEYPDLLFIGSPDDPGLLVKAAIWVIYKRNDVADWAQFAEVFGAPIREYTYPTDDDEARQRALNDADSTGSLSVFVHAEDTVLKLVEAANKTGSADLYDKLCERCNNEISKLFLGNTLTTEASDKGTQALGTVHKDVEEKVTLSDRQDILDVLNYDMADIFAMLGIDTTGGEFCYPEKKLIEPEKKMSILTQLRTNFNLPVGDDYLYEEFGIEKPANYDELKKRQEEKAAEIEAAKARETEKTEEDKPDPEEEPELEKHGKGTPKEKKNALKNAYNWLKRFFGKAPGRDGAALEW; this is encoded by the coding sequence ATGAGCAAAAGAAAGAAAGGGGCCGGAAAGATAACCCAAAGCGGGAACCTGCCGAGGCCCGGGCAGAAAGGACCCGCAACCATCATACTGACACAGCCCAGAAGGTTCGGTATAGACATAGCGGACTACATGCTCGCGGTAAGGGCTTTCGAGAATGTGGACTACTCCAGACGCTTCAGGCTGTACGACCTGTTCAGCGACATACTCATGGACACGCACCTGACAAGTGTCATAGAGAAACGGAAGAATGCCGCACTGGCATCTTCCATAGAATTCCGCAGGAACGGGAAACCGGACGAGAAGGTGAACAAGCAGATCAGGTCCCCATGGTTCCGGAAGTTCATAGGGGACATCCTGGACGCCAAATTCTGGGGGTTCTCACTCGTGCAGTTCTACCGAAAGGGGGAATGGGTGAACTACGACCTGATACCGCGCAAACACGTCGATCCCGTGCGCAGGCTCATACTGCGGCACCAGACGGACACCACCGGGACGTCCTGGGACGAGTACCCGGACCTGTTGTTCATCGGTTCACCCGACGATCCCGGGCTGCTGGTGAAAGCAGCTATCTGGGTGATATACAAACGTAACGACGTGGCGGACTGGGCACAGTTCGCGGAAGTGTTCGGAGCGCCCATCAGGGAGTACACGTATCCCACGGATGACGACGAGGCACGGCAGAGGGCGCTGAACGATGCGGACAGCACCGGAAGCCTGTCGGTTTTCGTGCACGCGGAGGATACGGTGCTCAAGCTCGTGGAAGCCGCGAACAAGACAGGGAGCGCGGACCTCTACGACAAGCTCTGCGAGCGCTGCAACAACGAAATCTCAAAGCTGTTCCTCGGAAACACGCTCACCACCGAAGCCTCCGACAAGGGCACACAGGCACTGGGAACCGTACACAAGGATGTGGAGGAGAAAGTGACGCTCTCCGACAGGCAGGACATCCTCGACGTGCTCAACTATGACATGGCCGACATATTCGCAATGCTCGGAATAGACACCACAGGCGGGGAGTTCTGCTATCCGGAAAAGAAGCTTATCGAACCGGAGAAAAAGATGTCCATCCTCACACAACTGCGCACGAACTTCAACCTGCCGGTGGGTGACGACTATCTCTACGAGGAATTCGGGATCGAGAAACCGGCAAACTATGACGAACTGAAGAAACGCCAGGAGGAGAAAGCGGCGGAAATCGAGGCGGCGAAGGCCCGAGAGACTGAAAAGACGGAAGAGGATAAACCGGATCCGGAAGAAGAACCGGAACTGGAAAAGCACGGTAAAGGAACACCCAAAGAAAAGAAAAATGCCCTTAAAAACGCGTACAACTGGCTGAAACGTTTTTTCGGGAAAGCCCCGGGGAGAGACGGGGCAGCTTTAGAATGGTGA
- a CDS encoding toxin glutamine deamidase domain-containing protein, with protein MEDKQVETLFSFDEEVLKKALKNIYSKDFHPLTEIEENLFEATWKTINEAADKGFGTRKPDDPDYDFYREIRMNNAVFAAFKVHRAQNDMAALLLDKNGSLKPFEQWVKEAMPIADHQMVHWLRTEYDTAVIRAHQAADWRQFEREKDVLPNLKWMPSTSIHPGSDHRIFWGTIRPIDDPFWNVHRPGDRWNCKCTLSSTDEAPTAVPDENGQNKAHDGLENNPGKDGKLFSDKHPYVTEAHPGAKKAVDALTRRINEMIAEMPDNLTLEEKTDIARNNLKIEKALGVTKGKPMTYEQANKGKENPKFGKEEGYRVNCQTCTVTHMLRRLGFDIEAKPNIRQSAYNEMAKQGITWEERFLNRDGTKPDYDYTYKWQVRKGYQVMNANRLKEYFREKFREDGIYEIYCAWKGGSAHVFCAEVTEGKTRFFDPQTGKDDASNYIQSMKAGRVGVIRIDNKLVNPKIMGLFITK; from the coding sequence ATGGAGGACAAACAGGTGGAAACTTTATTCTCGTTCGATGAAGAGGTACTGAAGAAAGCCCTGAAGAACATCTATAGTAAAGACTTCCACCCCCTGACGGAAATCGAGGAGAACCTGTTCGAAGCCACATGGAAAACAATAAACGAGGCAGCGGACAAGGGGTTTGGGACACGAAAGCCCGACGATCCGGATTATGACTTCTACCGGGAAATCCGAATGAACAACGCCGTGTTCGCAGCTTTCAAGGTACACAGGGCACAGAACGACATGGCAGCGCTGCTGCTGGACAAAAACGGAAGTTTAAAGCCGTTTGAACAGTGGGTAAAGGAAGCCATGCCCATAGCCGACCATCAGATGGTCCATTGGCTGCGTACAGAATACGACACGGCCGTCATACGGGCACACCAGGCCGCGGACTGGAGGCAGTTCGAAAGGGAAAAGGACGTATTGCCGAATCTCAAATGGATGCCTTCCACATCCATACATCCGGGAAGCGACCACAGGATTTTCTGGGGGACCATACGTCCAATAGATGATCCGTTCTGGAACGTGCACAGGCCCGGGGACAGATGGAACTGCAAGTGCACGCTCTCATCAACGGATGAAGCGCCGACAGCGGTACCGGACGAAAACGGGCAGAACAAGGCACATGACGGTCTGGAAAACAATCCGGGAAAAGACGGCAAACTGTTTTCAGACAAACACCCCTACGTTACTGAAGCGCATCCGGGAGCAAAAAAAGCCGTGGACGCACTGACCAGGCGCATCAACGAAATGATAGCCGAAATGCCGGACAACCTGACGCTGGAGGAAAAAACCGACATCGCCCGCAACAATCTCAAGATAGAAAAGGCACTCGGCGTTACCAAAGGCAAGCCGATGACATACGAACAGGCGAACAAGGGAAAGGAGAACCCGAAATTCGGAAAAGAGGAAGGATACCGCGTGAATTGCCAGACCTGCACCGTGACACACATGCTCAGAAGGTTGGGGTTTGACATCGAGGCAAAACCCAACATCAGACAAAGCGCATACAATGAAATGGCAAAACAAGGTATCACATGGGAAGAACGTTTCCTGAACCGGGACGGAACAAAGCCGGATTATGACTATACCTATAAATGGCAGGTCAGAAAGGGATATCAAGTAATGAATGCAAACCGACTGAAGGAATACTTCAGGGAAAAATTCAGAGAGGATGGAATATACGAGATATATTGTGCCTGGAAAGGCGGCTCCGCACACGTGTTCTGCGCGGAGGTGACTGAAGGAAAGACAAGGTTCTTCGACCCGCAAACCGGAAAGGATGATGCAAGCAATTACATACAGAGCATGAAAGCGGGCCGTGTGGGAGTGATAAGAATAGACAACAAACTGGTAAATCCCAAAATCATGGGACTATTCATCACCAAATAA
- a CDS encoding DUF3164 family protein, translating into MDLKEQLKSLSVQDRKELLKQLQQEEKENKRNRRDAYEGLRAQFMLEVKNKLFPVVDDVKAFRDWVEKEAASFRDLMRDYGQLRKDDQASFTIVDGDMKLEVRSNKVKSFDERANLAAERLVDYLKRYAMSRELGTDDPMYQLGMTMIERNRQGDLDYKSVSKLYELEDRFDSEYTEIMDLFRESNVVYKTAVNYYFHKRDENGVWRRIEPSFCRL; encoded by the coding sequence ATGGACTTGAAAGAACAATTAAAAAGCCTGTCCGTCCAGGACAGAAAGGAGCTTTTGAAACAGCTCCAGCAGGAAGAGAAGGAAAACAAGCGCAACCGTCGCGACGCCTACGAGGGGCTTCGTGCGCAGTTCATGCTTGAAGTGAAGAACAAGCTGTTTCCAGTCGTGGATGACGTGAAAGCCTTCCGTGACTGGGTGGAGAAGGAAGCCGCCTCTTTCCGCGACCTGATGCGCGACTATGGCCAGCTCCGCAAGGATGATCAGGCAAGTTTTACCATCGTAGACGGTGACATGAAGCTGGAAGTGAGGAGTAACAAGGTGAAGAGCTTCGACGAGCGTGCCAACCTCGCCGCTGAGCGTCTGGTGGATTACCTGAAGCGTTACGCCATGAGCCGGGAACTCGGTACCGATGATCCGATGTACCAGCTCGGTATGACCATGATCGAGCGTAACCGCCAGGGTGATCTGGACTACAAGTCGGTGAGCAAGCTGTACGAGCTGGAGGATCGTTTCGACAGTGAATACACGGAGATTATGGACCTCTTCCGTGAGAGCAACGTGGTGTACAAGACCGCGGTGAACTACTATTTCCATAAACGTGACGAGAACGGTGTCTGGCGCCGTATCGAGCCCTCATTCTGCCGGTTGTAG
- a CDS encoding AAA family ATPase, producing MEITMKEKNAISESLRAYVAKYPSQTKAAGSLKGVSVGTVSNILNGRYENISDEMFRNVASQVGGVSATGWQIVETGAYQEITAVLSDAQRWRNVTWVTGEAGCGKSTTARVYLHEHKEVFYILCSEDMKKGDFVREIARTVGIRTEGYNIREVWGLILDDIIQMDAPLLVFDEADKLTEPVFHYFISLYNKLEEKCGVVFLSTDYIAKRISNGLRYQKPGYKEFYSRIGRKFYELEPTDVNDVFAICSANGVTDKKDIDKVIKEASTCDFDLRRVRKSIHKVKRMVGE from the coding sequence ATGGAAATTACAATGAAAGAGAAGAACGCCATCAGTGAGAGCCTCCGGGCTTACGTGGCGAAGTATCCGAGCCAGACGAAGGCCGCGGGTAGTCTGAAGGGAGTCAGTGTGGGTACTGTGAGCAATATCCTGAACGGGCGTTATGAGAATATCAGTGACGAGATGTTCCGTAATGTCGCCTCGCAGGTCGGTGGTGTAAGCGCTACCGGCTGGCAGATCGTGGAGACCGGCGCTTACCAGGAGATCACGGCTGTGCTCTCCGATGCGCAGCGCTGGCGCAATGTCACATGGGTGACCGGTGAGGCTGGTTGTGGCAAGAGTACCACCGCCCGTGTTTACCTTCATGAGCATAAGGAGGTTTTCTATATTCTCTGCTCCGAGGACATGAAGAAAGGTGACTTTGTCCGCGAGATAGCCCGCACGGTCGGGATCCGGACTGAAGGGTATAATATCCGTGAGGTGTGGGGACTTATTTTGGATGATATCATCCAGATGGACGCGCCCCTGCTGGTGTTCGACGAGGCGGACAAGCTGACCGAACCGGTGTTCCACTACTTCATCAGCCTGTACAACAAACTGGAGGAGAAATGCGGCGTCGTGTTTTTGAGTACCGATTATATTGCCAAACGCATCAGCAATGGTCTGCGATACCAGAAGCCTGGCTACAAGGAGTTCTACAGCCGTATCGGACGGAAATTTTATGAGCTAGAGCCTACGGACGTGAACGACGTGTTTGCGATCTGTTCCGCCAACGGTGTGACTGACAAGAAAGACATCGATAAGGTGATAAAGGAGGCTTCGACATGTGACTTTGATTTGCGGCGTGTGAGGAAGTCCATTCACAAGGTGAAACGCATGGTGGGGGAATGA
- a CDS encoding helix-turn-helix domain-containing protein has product MSIFSKNLRYLRESRGLKLDEFEFLGIKKGTMSNYELGNTEPKLSLLCEISKFFRISIDDFLLKDIEAEKITPVVTETAPPETANNNFRELLDVLREKDSTIREMAEEIGMLKQTITQLKQDKSGRVSDASDSTVANAI; this is encoded by the coding sequence ATGAGTATTTTTTCTAAGAATCTTAGATATTTAAGGGAAAGTAGGGGACTTAAATTAGATGAATTTGAGTTTCTGGGCATCAAAAAAGGTACAATGTCAAACTATGAACTGGGTAATACAGAACCTAAATTGAGTTTGTTATGTGAAATATCTAAGTTTTTTAGAATATCAATCGACGACTTTCTTTTAAAAGATATAGAAGCCGAAAAAATTACACCAGTAGTAACGGAAACAGCTCCTCCAGAAACAGCTAACAATAATTTTAGGGAGCTTCTGGATGTTTTAAGGGAAAAAGACTCCACCATTCGAGAAATGGCAGAGGAAATAGGGATGCTCAAACAGACAATTACACAACTTAAACAGGACAAGTCGGGGCGTGTTTCGGATGCAAGCGATTCTACGGTTGCCAATGCCATCTAA
- a CDS encoding long-chain fatty acid--CoA ligase — MIKENFIKLYENSFRENWDLPCYTDYGENTQYTYGQVAEEIARLHLLFKHCSLRRGDKISVIGKNNAHWCIAYMATITYGAIIVPILQDFTPNDVHHIVNHSESVFLFTSDNIWENLEEEKLIGLRGVFSLTDYRCLYQRDGETIQKFLKNLDKEMHSAYPKGFTREDIQYTTLSNDKIMLLNYTSGTTGFSKGVMLTGNNLAGNVTFGIRTELLKKGDKVLSFLPLAHAYGCAFDFLTATAVGTHVTLLGKTPSPKIIMKAFEEVKPNLIITVPLVIEKIYKNIIQPLINKKGMKWALNIPLLDNQIYNQIRKRLIDALGGRFKEIIIGGAAMDKEVEEFFYKIKFPFTIGYGMTECGPLISYAPWNEFVLGSSGKILDIMEARIYKENPEAEIGEIQVRGENTMTGYYKNPEATREVFTEDGWLRTGDLGTMDANGNIFIRGRLKTMILSSSGQNIFPEELETKLNNLPFILESIVIERNKKLVALVYADYEALDSLGLNNPDNLKTIMDENLKNLNNNVAAYEKISKIQLYPTEFEKTPKRSIKRYLYNSIAVD, encoded by the coding sequence ATGATTAAAGAGAATTTCATTAAACTGTACGAAAATAGTTTTCGTGAGAATTGGGATCTGCCTTGCTATACAGATTATGGAGAAAATACCCAATATACTTATGGCCAAGTAGCCGAAGAAATCGCCCGTTTACATCTGTTATTCAAGCATTGTAGTCTTCGCAGAGGAGATAAAATATCGGTTATCGGCAAAAATAATGCTCATTGGTGCATTGCTTATATGGCTACAATCACTTATGGAGCAATTATTGTCCCTATCCTGCAAGACTTTACCCCCAATGATGTCCATCATATCGTCAATCACTCCGAATCTGTCTTTCTGTTTACCAGTGACAATATCTGGGAAAATCTGGAAGAGGAAAAACTTATAGGGCTGCGGGGAGTGTTCTCATTGACTGATTATCGTTGTCTGTATCAGCGCGACGGAGAAACCATACAAAAGTTCCTAAAGAACCTCGACAAAGAAATGCATTCTGCTTATCCTAAGGGATTTACCCGCGAGGATATTCAGTACACCACCCTCTCTAATGACAAGATTATGTTGCTGAATTACACCTCAGGTACTACCGGCTTCAGCAAAGGCGTAATGCTGACAGGCAATAACCTTGCCGGAAATGTCACTTTCGGTATTCGGACTGAGTTACTTAAAAAAGGAGACAAAGTGCTCTCATTTCTTCCGCTTGCTCATGCGTATGGTTGCGCATTCGACTTTCTGACAGCAACAGCAGTCGGTACTCATGTCACCTTACTCGGAAAAACTCCTTCTCCCAAAATTATCATGAAGGCTTTTGAGGAAGTGAAACCTAATCTGATTATCACTGTTCCCCTAGTCATCGAAAAGATATATAAAAATATTATTCAGCCTCTTATCAATAAAAAAGGAATGAAGTGGGCACTGAACATTCCTCTGCTCGATAATCAGATTTACAATCAAATCCGCAAAAGACTGATTGACGCATTGGGTGGACGGTTCAAGGAAATCATTATCGGTGGAGCAGCTATGGATAAAGAGGTGGAAGAGTTCTTCTACAAGATTAAGTTTCCCTTTACCATTGGTTATGGAATGACCGAGTGTGGACCTCTTATCAGCTATGCACCTTGGAATGAATTTGTACTAGGTTCCTCCGGAAAGATTCTGGACATCATGGAAGCTCGTATCTACAAAGAAAACCCGGAAGCCGAAATAGGGGAAATACAGGTACGCGGAGAAAATACAATGACAGGATACTACAAGAATCCGGAAGCGACACGGGAAGTATTCACTGAAGACGGCTGGTTACGTACCGGTGACCTCGGAACAATGGATGCCAACGGTAACATTTTCATTCGCGGACGACTTAAAACAATGATTTTAAGTTCAAGTGGGCAGAACATTTTCCCGGAAGAGCTGGAAACGAAACTAAATAACCTTCCTTTTATTTTGGAAAGTATCGTTATCGAACGTAACAAGAAATTGGTAGCACTCGTCTATGCTGACTATGAGGCATTGGATTCTCTCGGACTGAACAATCCGGATAATCTGAAAACTATCATGGATGAGAACCTTAAGAACTTGAACAACAATGTAGCCGCTTACGAAAAGATAAGCAAGATACAACTCTATCCTACTGAATTTGAAAAAACACCGAAAAGGAGCATTAAAAGATACCTATATAACAGTATAGCTGTCGATTAA
- the rplI gene encoding 50S ribosomal protein L9: protein MEIILKEDVVNLGYKNDIVNVKSGYGRNYLIPTGKAVIASPSAKKMLAEELKQRAHKLEKIRKDAEAVAANLEGVTLTIATKVSSTGTIFGSVGNIQIAEALAKLGHEIDRKIIVVKDAVKEVGNYKAIVKLHKEVSVEIPFEVVAE, encoded by the coding sequence ATGGAAATTATTTTAAAAGAAGACGTAGTAAACTTGGGTTATAAGAACGATATCGTAAACGTGAAATCCGGATACGGTCGTAATTATCTGATCCCGACTGGAAAAGCTGTCATCGCTTCTCCTTCTGCAAAAAAAATGTTGGCTGAAGAACTGAAACAACGTGCTCACAAGCTTGAAAAAATCAGAAAAGATGCTGAAGCTGTTGCTGCTAACTTGGAAGGCGTTACTTTGACTATTGCAACTAAAGTTAGCTCAACAGGTACTATCTTTGGTTCTGTTGGTAACATTCAGATTGCTGAAGCATTGGCTAAATTGGGCCATGAAATCGACAGAAAGATTATCGTTGTGAAAGACGCAGTGAAAGAAGTTGGTAACTATAAAGCTATTGTTAAGCTTCACAAGGAAGTTTCTGTAGAAATTCCTTTCGAAGTAGTTGCTGAATAA